CTTATCCCACCATAGGCGCAGCTGTAATTACTCAACAAGGGCAGAATATCCTTTTGCCCACGGCTGTGTTTAATGTGGCAGGTAATACAATTAGGGCTAGAGGTCAGGTTGTACAGAACCGCTGGCAAGCTTTTGTGAATACTGAGCAAGTTCAGTTAAGCCGTTTTAAACAGATTCCAGAACAATTTCAAGGAGTTGTCAATAGTGCATCAGTGAATTTGTCAGGAAGCACTAAATCTTTTCAACCGGAAACTATTCGCGCCACAGCACAAGCAAACTTGAGTGTGGCAGGCGGGAGAGTTAACATCAGGGATGCTAACTTGAATAATGGTCGCTGGCAAGCCGTTGCTAATGCTTCCCAGATTCAACTCAGCCGTTTTCCGCAAGTTCCCGACCAATTTCAGGGCGTTGTTAATAGTGCGTCGGTGAATTTATCTGGAAGTACTAAATCTTTGCAATTGGAAGCTATTCGCGCCACTGCACAGGCAAACTTGAGTGTGGCAGGCGGGAGAGTTAACATCAGGGATGCTAACTTGAATGGTGGTCGTTGGCAAGCAGTTGCAAATACTTCGCAAATTCAACTGAGTCGTTTTTCACCGCAACTGCGAGGGCGGCTTAATGGTAATGTGCAGTTAGCTGGTAATACCAAATTTTTTGCGCTTGCAGATATTCGCGCTGCGGGACAACTTCGGGCTAATCAAGGGGTGGCGCAGTTAGCACAACCATTGACAGCGCAATTTCAGTGGAATGGTAAACAGATTATTGTGCCACGAGCAACGACCCCAGGAATTAGTGCTAATGGTGCGATCGCAGTACAATTACCAGAAACAGGTACACCGAAAATTGCTGGCTTTAATTTCAATGTTCTGGCGCAGAATTTCAACCTCAACAATACAGGTGTGCAAGTACCGGGAGACATCGCCCTATCAGGCTTTCTCGATTTTAATGGGCAAGTTACAGGTACTCTAGAAACTCCCCAAGCTACAGGTAATATTCGCCTGCGGAATTTCAATGTGAGTAACTTGGCCTTTGACCCGGTTTTAGCTGGTAGTGTCAACTTTCAAGGTGGACAAGGGGGAAGTCTGCGACTGGCTGGGGTGCAAGATAGAATAGCCTTGAACCTGGATGGAAATTATCGCCCAACTTCATTTTTACTCAAGCGCGGTCAGGCAATTAGCACAGGTAGAACCGAAGGCGATAATTTAATCATCAACGCCCAACAATTTCCCATCGCTCTAGTTGGCGGCTTTATCCCTGACAATAGATTGAAACCCTTGGGCGGACAATTATCAGGAAACTTAGTTGTCAATCTGAATAATTATGCTTTGGCTGGAGACGTAGCCATTTCTCAACCGCGGGTTGCTAGAGTTTCAGCCGCAGAATTCCGCGGGAGTTTCAATTATGCCAATGGTTCTGCAAGTTTAACTAACGGTCTTTTGCGTCTCAGAGATAGTAGCATTGCCCTCAGTGGGAATGTGCAAACTGGCAATAACCCGCAATTTCAAGTCCAAGCTAATTTAGTGGAAACTAGAATTCAAGAAATTTTACAAGCTTTTAATATCTACAATTTTCAAGACTTGAGTACAGGAACAGAACCGCCAACTCTAGCAGGCGCAGAAGCACTCAACACTACACCTCTTAGCTTGCCTAATGCAGACTTGCAAACCCAGTTAGAATATTTCTCTAAAATTGCCACAGTAGTAACGCAACAACAACAGCAAGAGGAAAAACAAGCGCCGTCTTTGCCTAGCTTGGCAGAATTAACAGGTGCGTTAAATGGAACAATTACCGCTAGTGGTTCGTTAAAATCTGGCTTGAATGCAGGGTTTAATCTTCAAGGTGCTAATTGGCAATGGGGACAATATGCTATTAATCAAGTGATTGCTCAAGGTAATTTTGCCGATGGTGTTGTGACTCTCTCACCTTTGAGTATTGGCATAAATCAAGGATTAGTAGCTTTTACCGGACAGTTAGGCTTTGACCAACTTTCGGGACAGTTGAATGTAGCTAGTTTACCTTTATCACTGTTTCAGCCTTTCATCGCCAAATATCCCATAGATGTTACAGGTCAAGTGAATGCTGTCGCTAATTTGCAAGGTAGTTTACAAGACCCTAGAGTAAATGGCCAAGTTTCACTGGCGAATGCGACTCTCAACAACCAACCAGTGCAGACAGGACAGGTAAAATTTGCCTACAACAATGCTCGCGCAAATTTTGATAGTACCTTACTGTTAAGCGGAACTCAACCTATCACAATTACAGGTAGTGTTCCTGCACCCTTACCTTTTGTCGCAGTACAACCAGAAAGCAATCAAATCAGCGTTAACGCTAATGTGAGTAACGAAGGCTTAACACTGTTAAATCTGCTGACTAACAATCAAGTTGCTTGGGTAGATGGACAAGGACAAGTCGCTGTCAATGTTGGCGGTACATTAAACCAGCCTATTATCAATGGAACTGCCACATTTAATAATGCAACTATCGGCGCTCAAGCTTTATCTGCACCATTAACCAATGTCACAGGTACAGCGCAATTTAATGGCAATACAGTCAATGTAGAAGGTATTCAAGGTAAATACAATCAAGGGTTAGTTACTGCATCGGGAATCTTGCCGATTTTTACACCTCAGTCTACTGCATCTAATCCGCTGACAGTATTAATAGAAAAACAATTAGATTTTCAAGTTCCAGGATTATATGAAGGTGGTGTTAGTGGTAATGCGGTAATTCGCGGAACCGCACTCAAACCGCAAATTGGCGGAGAAATTGAACTGAGTAACGGACAAGTCATTATTGGCAATTCCACTACGGCTAATTCAAAACCAGCAACGACAGATAGTAATAACATCAACATTAGTGCCGTAACAACAACAGCAGCTAACCCCAACACGACAACTACAACAGAGCCTACTAACGCTGTAAATAACACCACCGTAACTAGACCTAATTTACCTGTAGAGTTTGATGATTTACGTTTGACGTTGGGTAATGATGTGCGGGTGACGAGTCAGTCTCTATTGAGTTTTGTACCAGGAGCCTTAAGTCAACCCATACTTAGCTTTAACGCCAAAGGTGACTTAACCATTAATGGAACTTTAGCCAAGCCTCTCCCAGAAGGAGTGATTCGTTTAACTGGAGGACGAGTCAGTTTATTTTCAACCGAGTTCACCTTAGAACGTGGCTATGAACAAACTGCTACATTTATTCCTAGTCAGGGACTTGATCCTACATTAGATGTGCGACTGTTGGCGATCGTACCGGAGACATCAGCCACGAGTAATCGCATTTTAGAATCACCTTTGTCGGGAGAAATTAGTGATGTTTCTACCACTAATTTCGGGACTTTACGTACTGTGCGCGTACAAGCCAGAGCCACAGGACGAGCCAGTGAATTAAATCAAAATTTAGAACTTACCAGTCAACCTCGCCGCAGTCAGGGAGAGATTGTGGCGTTGCTAGGTGGGTCAATTTTGAATAACTTTGCTCAAACCGGAGATATAACGCAAGGATTAACCAATTTTGCTGGTACTACTATTTTAGGCAGTTTGCAAGGAACTATTACTGCGATCGGTCAGGCTGTTGGCTTTAGTGAATTTCGCATCTTTCCTACTCCCATTACTGATCAAACATCAAGACGCTCATCTGTTCTTGATTTGTCAGCAGAGGGAGTGTTTAACGTTAATAGAGATTTTTCTGTTTCTTTATCCCGTCCTTTATTTAGTAGTGATGCGTCTTTTCGTTATAACGTCCTTTATCGACTGAATGATGAAATTTTGGTGCGTGGTGCAACTGATTTAGGCAGTGAGAATCTTCTGTTATTTGAGTATGAAACTCGATTTTAGTTATCAAACAATAAGCAGGGCTGATTCATTACAGCCAACCGCGTAATTTTTTGTGTACCTGCGCTAAATACCACATATAATCATCAATCTGGTATTTATCGGCAGCTTTGACTATATACTCTTGAGCTAAATTCAAGTTGTTTGCAGATTCATAATACAATCCTAAATAAAGATGACTATAAAATTTACCTTTAATTCCTTCTGATTCACCAACAGATAAAACTTCATTTGGTGTACAATTTCCGGCAAACAAATCATATATAAATCTCAGGACTTGTCTGGGGTCATTTTTGACTTTTAATAGAGAATTTCGTGCTGTTTGTACACCTTGCCAACGAGCTATACAAAGATATCGCCATATAGTTTCTTCGACATCATTAGCATTTACAGTTAAATCAATTTCAAACTGTTGAGCGCCTTCCGCAAACCTTTCAGCATAATAATAAGATAAGCCCCGTTGCCAGAGATATGGTTTGAGACGAGGTTCTATTTTTTCTGCTGTGTCAAAGTCTTGAATAGATTCATCAATTTTGGCTAATTGGAATTTAACCATACCCCGCCGAATGTAAGCCTTGGGATTATCTGGTTGATTGTGAATTATATCATCCCAATGTTGTAGTTGATTGTCTAAAGAATTGGGTAAAAACATAAATTATCTCAACTTGTTAGTTGTTGTACCATAGCAGTACCTCCAAGCTTGGGGAATCTAGCTCATACTCTTAGTTTAAAAGGCAGAGACTTCAAGGGGCGACAAGCCAGTTAAAGAGCTTGCTGTATAAGCTTCATAGCCCTTAAACCTCGCTGATAATATGCTTGCTTATTGCGACTGAAACCGGCCAGTTCCTCGACCCATGCTTGACACTCATGCCAAGCAACTATCCAATTTTGACCATATAAACCTATCCAGAAATTACTGTGACGTTTCTCATTTCTATTTTTTTCTTGGCTACGACAAATATATGATTCTTGTTTTTGAAATTTAGTCCTTTGTCCATGTAACCAAGCACTGGTCATAGCTAAAGCAATTAAGAATATTAAACGTACAAGTCTATCAGGATTAGCTTGAGAACTTTCCAAATTGTAACCGCCAGTTTTACAATCTTTGAACATGGCTTCAATCCCAAAGCGTTGAGTATATATTTTGAGGGCAGTATTTAAATCAGGCAAATTAGTTAATAAATACCAAGCTTCCTTTTCTTGTTTACTTCTATACTTTCTTTTCCAGTAGACTGCTAAATTAAACCGACCAAAACCTTTTTTCTGAGTCAACTTAACATTGGGATAAAATTGACGAATACCAGGGTAAATCTCAATGCTACTTAAAGACTGAAATTTTTGTCTTTTTTCTTGAAAAGTCGTATCCTTTTTTTGACGAAATACAAAACTCTGGTTCTGCTTGTGGAGCCAATGCGCCAGTTCTACGCTATGAAATTCTCTATCCCCGATAATCACTAATTTATACTTTTTTAATAAACGGATTACTGGGCGTAATACTTTTTGCTGTTCTTCTAAGTTACTGCTACCATCTTTTTCTAATAAGCACCAATATATTGGCCATGCTCTTTTTTGGTAAATCACACTTACCATCAATATATTATTTTCTTTCCACTGTGTTCTATCCATCGCAATTGTTAACTGTGACCCTACTTTAAAATTTTGGTTAATTATTGCTTCAATGATAGGGAACCACAACAAGACTACACTCAAAGCATTTAGTGTTAAAAACCTTTGTAAATGCCGCCTACGACTATTTTGTTGTATAGGTAAAGGTAGTGTTGCTGCTAATCTTTCTATCCTGACCTGTTTCTGATTTTGTAACAACCACACCAACATCTTCAGAGTGATTAGCTGTGCTTTATTTAGGTATTTTTCTAAGAAGTTTTGGTAGAATGATGCCAGCATTATGACGACGGTCTTGGTCAAATTACGAGACCGTTCTTTTTTACCACGAAACTGATCTCCACAGAAGAGTCTACTACCCCTATACAGTTCATTCTCAATAAGCATCTAATTTTTTCAAGGAGTCTGTGCCTCCCAAACCTTTATCTGTCCTGATTTAGAGGCGATTGTCGCCCCTTGAAGGCAGAGACTAAATATCTAGCCAAGAGGTAGAAGAAATTACCAGGAATATTCGGTAATTTGAGGCTAGTTTCTCAAAAATCAGGAAAAAAGCCCGTGGTTCCCATTAGAGATAATAATCCTACGCAAATTACCCCTTATGTGACTTATGGTTTAATTGCCGCTAATGTTCTGGCATTTATCTATGAAAGTAGTCTTCCACCACAAGCATTAGATGGCTTTTTACACCTGGCGGCTGTTGTTCCCCGCGAACTTAGCTTAAGCTTTGCTGGTGTTTCTGTGCATCAACCAGTACCAGAATTGGCAACTTTAATTAGCTCGCAATTTTTGCATGGTGGCTTGTTGCACTTAGCTGGGAATATGTTGTTTCTGTGGATATTTGGTAACAACGTTGAAGATAAATTAGGTCATGCTAAATATTTGCTGTTTTATTTAGCTTGCGGTATTTTAGCGTCTTTGACCCAATGGTATTTCTCCCAAAATTCTAACATTCCGTCTTTGGGAGCTAGTGGTGCGATCGCAGGAGTTATGGGAGCATATATCCTCCGCTTCCCGAAAGCTGAGATTCTTGGTGTTGTCCCTTTAGGCATTTTCTTCCCAACTTTCCGGGTTCCTGCTTATTTCTTTTTAGGATTTTGGTTTCTCCAACAATCTTTCTACGGACTTGCCAGTTTAGAAACTCCTACTAATATTGGTATGGAAAGCGGTGGTATCGCTTACTGGGC
This window of the Nostoc sp. HK-01 genome carries:
- a CDS encoding hypothetical protein (expressed protein), with translation MFLPNSLDNQLQHWDDIIHNQPDNPKAYIRRGMVKFQLAKIDESIQDFDTAEKIEPRLKPYLWQRGLSYYYAERFAEGAQQFEIDLTVNANDVEETIWRYLCIARWQGVQTARNSLLKVKNDPRQVLRFIYDLFAGNCTPNEVLSVGESEGIKGKFYSHLYLGLYYESANNLNLAQEYIVKAADKYQIDDYMWYLAQVHKKLRGWL
- a CDS encoding rhomboid family protein produces the protein MVPIRDNNPTQITPYVTYGLIAANVLAFIYESSLPPQALDGFLHLAAVVPRELSLSFAGVSVHQPVPELATLISSQFLHGGLLHLAGNMLFLWIFGNNVEDKLGHAKYLLFYLACGILASLTQWYFSQNSNIPSLGASGAIAGVMGAYILRFPKAEILGVVPLGIFFPTFRVPAYFFLGFWFLQQSFYGLASLETPTNIGMESGGIAYWAHAGGFIFGAILGPVLGLFSDKSPEESWYS